ATTAAACTCATAATTCATTAGATCCTTGTTAGCAATGTCAACTAGGTATCATAAGTAAATGGATCCCGGTTGTTCAATCCTTTGATAACCAAGGTCATTCTTTGCTAAAGAGAAATGATCACTATGGGTCAGACTCAATAGAATTGGATCCATTCCAAATAGCGAGAATTAGGATTCTTGATCCCTCTCAATCTCTCTTTCAATTCGAGGATCCAGAGAGGTGTTTTCATAGTCATCTCCGAATATTTGCCATCTCCGAATATTTTCGATTTCATTTTTCTATGATATGTCTTTCTATATGAAAATTGGTTATTTACGATGTACGATGATCCCTGTTAAGCATCCATGGCTGAATGGTTAAAGCGCCCAACTCATAATTGGTAAATTTGCGGGTTCAATTCCTGCTGGATGCACGCGAACGGGAACGGTCTATTGGAACTGGCTCTCTATCTATGGAATCTCATCCATCATCCATACATAACGAATTGGTATGGTATATTCATACCATAACATAAGAACAATAAGAACTCGAATTCTTATCGATACTGGAACTCAGAGCATAGGAGGGAAAGTCGATTTATGGATGGAATCAAATACGCAGTATTTACAGAAAAGAGTCTTCGTTTATTGGGAAAGAATCAATATACTTCTAATGTCGAATCGGGATTCACTAAGACAGAAATAAAGCATTGGGTCGAACTCTTCTTTGGTGTTAAGGTAGTAGCTGTGAATAGCCATCGACTACCCGGAAAGGGTAGAAGAATGGGACCTATTCTGGGACATACAATGCATTACAGACGTATGATCATTACCCTTCAACCGGGTTATTCTATTCCACTTCTAGATAGAGAAACGAACTAAAGGAGAATACTTAATAATATGGCGAAACATTTATACAAAACACCTATCCCGAGCACACGCAAGGGAACCGTAGACAGGCAAGTGAAATCCAATCCACGAAATAAATTGATCCATGGACGGCACCGTTGTGGTAAAGGTCGTAATGCCAGAGGAATCATTACCGTAAGGCATAGAGGGGGAGGTCATAAGCGCCTATACCGTAAAATCGATTTTCGACGGAATCAAAAAGACATATCTGGTAGAATCGTAACCATAGAATACGACCCTAATCGAAATGCATACATTTGTCTCATACACTATGGGGATGGTGAGAAGAGATATATTTTACATCCCAGAGGGGCTATAATTGGAGATACTATTGTTTCTGGTACAAAAGTTCCTATATCAATGGGAAATGCCCTACCTTTGAGTGCGGTTTGAACTATTGATTTACGTAATTGGAAGTAACCAATTAGGTTTACGACGAAACCTAGAAATCGATCACTGATCCAATTTGACTACCTCTACGGGATAGACCTCAACAGAAAACTGTTGAGTAACGGCAGCAAGTGATTGAGTTCAGTAGTTCCTCATAGAAAATTATTGACTCTAGAGATATGGTAATATGGAGAAGACAAAATTGTTTGAAGCACGCACAGAACCGGAAGCGCCCCTTGTTTCAAAGAGAGGAGGACGGGTTATTCACATTTAATTTGATGGTCAGAGGCGAATTGAAAGCTAAGCAGTGGTAATTAAGACCCCCGGGTGAAAATAGGGATGTCTCCTACGTTACCCATAATATGTGGAAGTATCGACGTAATTTCATAGAGTCATTCGATCTGAATGCTACATGAAGAACATAAGCCAGATGACGGAACGCGGAGACCTAGGATGTAGAAGATCATAACATGAGCGATTCGGCAGATTTGGATTCCTTTTCTATATATCCACTCATGTGGTACTTCATCATACG
This region of Setaria italica plastid, complete genome genomic DNA includes:
- the rpl23 gene encoding ribosomal protein L23 encodes the protein MDGIKYAVFTEKSLRLLGKNQYTSNVESGFTKTEIKHWVELFFGVKVVAVNSHRLPGKGRRMGPILGHTMHYRRMIITLQPGYSIPLLDRETN